A window from Bubalus kerabau isolate K-KA32 ecotype Philippines breed swamp buffalo chromosome 5, PCC_UOA_SB_1v2, whole genome shotgun sequence encodes these proteins:
- the LOC129653724 gene encoding olfactory receptor 8B3-like, with translation MDTGNHSLVTEFILEGLTDQPGLQVPLFFLFLLIYMVSMVSNLGLVILIRISSQLHMSMYYFLSNLSFIDPCYSSVIIPKMLVNFVSEKNFTSFPECMVQLFFFCFFGINDSYMLTAMAFDRYVAICNPLLYTVTMSHRVCFLLVTGVYIVGAVGASIHTSFISSPSFCGTNVIHDYFCDILPLLNISCSRGYKELSVMILVGFNVFACAVAIFISHAFILPSILRIHSAEGRSKAFSTCSSHLAAVGVFYGSFIFMYFKPSTSDTVQKKVPLCFIPQ, from the coding sequence ATGGATACAGGAAATCATTCTTTGGTAACTGAGTTCATCCTTGAGGGGTTAACAGATCAGCCAGGACTCCAGgttcctctcttcttcctgtttCTATTGATCTACATGGTCTCCATGGTCAGCAACTTGGGCTTGGTCATTTTAATCAGGATCAGTTCTCAGCTTCACATGTCCATGTATTATTTTCTCAGTAATTTGTCCTTCATAGATCCCTGCTACTCCTCAGTCATAATTCCAAAGATGCTGGTGAACTTCGTGTCAGAGAAGAACTTCACTTCCTTTCCTGAGTGCATGGTCCAgctctttttcttctgcttctttggTATTAATGACTCCTACATGCTGACAGCCATGGCATTTGATCGTTATGTTGCCATCTGTAACCCCTTGCTCTACACTGTTACCATGTCCCACAGAGTCTGTTTCCTACTGGTCACTGGTGTGTATATAGTGGGGGCTGTTGGAGCCTCGATTCACACCAGCTTCATATCTAGTCCCTCCTTCTGTGGCACTAATGTCATCCACGATTACTTCTGTGACATCCTTCCTCTTCTGAATATATCTTGCTCAAGAGGCTACAAGGAACTTTCAGTGATGATTTTGGTTGGATTCAATGTCTTTGCATGTGCTGTAGCCATCTTCATCTCTCATGCTTTCATCCTTCCCAGCATCTTGCGCATCCACTCAGCTGAAGGCAGATCTAAGGCTTTCAGTACCTGCAGCTCCCACCTTGCAGCTGTTGGGGTTTTCTATGGCTCTTTCATCTTCATGTATTTTAAACCATCTACCAGTGACACAGTGCAGAAGAAGGTGCCTCTGTGTTTTATACCACAGTGA
- the LOC129653723 gene encoding olfactory receptor 8D2-like encodes MTTLNHSSVSEFILEGLTKCPELQLPLFLLFLGIYVVTVVGNLGMIFLIAISSQLHSPMYYFLSHLSFIDLCYSSVITPKMLVNFVLEKNVISFLECMAQLYFFLIFVIAEGYLLTAMAYDRYVAICSPLHYNIIMSHRVCSIMMGVVYSLGLFGATVHTIRMSMLSFCGSHVISHYFCDILPLLSLSCSSIHINEILLFIIGGVNTLAPALAVLISYAFILSSILCIHSIKGQSKAFGTCSSHLMAVVIFFGSITFMYFKPPSSNTMEQEKVSSVFYTTVIPMLNPLIYSLRNKDVKNALRKVLRGK; translated from the coding sequence ATGACTACTTTGAATCATTCTTCAGTGAGTGAATTTATCCTTGAAGGGTTAACAAAATGCCCAGAGCTTCAGTTGCCACTCTTCCTCCTGTTTCTTGGAATATATGTGGTCACTGTGGTGGGGAACCTGGGCATGATCTTCTTAATCGCTATCAGTTCTCAACTTCACTCTCCAATGTATtattttctcagccatttgtcaTTCATTGATCTCTGCTACTCTTCTGTCATTACTCCAAAGATGCTGGTGAACTTTGTGTTAGAAAAGAATGTTATTTCCTTCCTGGAATGCATGGCTCAGCTTTACTTCTTCCTTATTTTTGTAATAGCAGAAGGTTATCTTCTCACTGCCATGGCGTATGATCGTTATGTTGCAATCTGCAGCCCACTGCATTACAATATTATCATGTCCCATAGGGTCTGTTCCATAATGATGGGTGTAGTATATTCACTGGGCTTATTTGGGGCCACAGTTCATACTATCCGCATGTCAATGTTGTCCTTCTGTGGGTCTCATGTTATCAGTCATTATTTTTGTGATATTCTTCCCTTGTTGAGTCTCTCTTGCTCCAGCATCCACATTAATGAGATACTGTTGTTTATTATTGGAGGAGTTAATACCTTGGCACCGGCACTGGCTGTACTCATCTCTTATGCTTTCATCCTCTCTAGCATCCTCTGTATTCACTCCATCAAGGGACAGTCCAAAGCCTTTGGCACTTGCAGCTCCCATCTCATGGCTGTGGTTATCTTTTTCGGGTCTATAACATTCATGTATTTCAAGCCCCCTTCGAGCAATACTATGGAACAGGAGAAAGTGTCCTCCGTGTTCTACACCACCGTgatccccatgctgaaccccttgATCTACAGTTTAAGGAACAAGGATGTGAAGAATGCACTGAGGAAGGTGCTTAGGGGAAAGTAG